A genomic window from Phycisphaerae bacterium includes:
- a CDS encoding choice-of-anchor D domain-containing protein, producing MKASTRRLVLVIALVLSFAAGASAMPRRGQDAPGSRSSTGKPDPRAVGGRLRSVETRYQSWKVASVGATAAKTRLDRSSHASAKGASPLPSGSELAALKAAGIDLDVRLNPNGTAGFIKGPALYAPPEGAKAEPAAVATGALQRFAGLLKVREAREEFQAVREIADPHGRLHVKFQQIYRGLPVHGRQAIVHLAGDGSVYLIEGDTHPSPTIDVTPRLTAQDALAVVVADLGRVRSESTVQLVVHVGPGNVTRLVYDVVAWEGYDRWQYFIDALTGHVIEKYNDTWNEAISGSGVDLFGNTRTFSAWLENGVYNLIETTLPIHSQNPTVPDSFGGGNSVVLDARNAPPETMDSAYFIQSDFPTSGWDAAGVTLLHWFTLTSNYYYTTHNRNSIDGQGLNNIGIVHVGQNWENAAWNGQIMMFGDGGTTFDNLARALDITAHEYTHGVTQYTANLEYKYQSGALNEAMSDIFACMVDREDWLLGEDAARVAPGYLRNLANPHLGIESDGLIASGIGSQPANMSEYRNVPLDVDNGGVHVNSTIPSHAAYLMAEGLTEQGLGTSIGRDKVERVFYQALTLHLTRQSDFASARRATIQSAEELYGDGSAEAAAAAAAWDAVGVGDTGAPDDDTGGQVDPVQGGDNIVFIFYEDTTPFLGMRIATGEEFYVSLDPVSPTRPVIVEDGQQVLFVDATNNLHIASLSPDDTYDERLTTEGFVRTIAGSRDGVYFAFTSTDFDNLVYLLDLSDETGGSDRAIEILWPTDAEFGSSIVQYADVIDFDLTGGRIVFDALSEMRLADGADSYSYWSIGLIDVRTDFVESLVSPPPPGINLGNPTAATTRDWMIAFDMVDDADGTYQTLVANLITGEAGLVAQQVNPQTGFGWPSFNGDDTRIAIQYQDDIVTVPIADQGGGTYAGDFASAALVTADSYYPRYYRVGALVVNPDIELSDSQVDFGAVEVGGETSATVTVTNRGTYQLQIDNYTLTDTVNFSHDGIHKTLKPGESTAVTIAFTPTAEQGYSATLTIDTNDPDTGSAVIELSGQGGSGTPFGPLCFIATAAYGSHLEPEVATLRHFRDRYLATCAPGRTLVGLYYRYSPPIALVVATDPQLCRMTRLALTPIVYGVKYPVMPLLLTAGTVGLALARKARRRRSPR from the coding sequence ATGAAGGCTTCCACCCGCCGTCTCGTTCTGGTGATCGCGCTCGTCCTTTCATTCGCCGCCGGCGCCTCAGCCATGCCGCGCCGCGGGCAGGACGCTCCTGGTTCCCGGTCATCAACCGGCAAACCCGATCCGCGGGCGGTCGGCGGCCGTCTGCGCAGCGTCGAAACGCGATACCAGTCGTGGAAAGTCGCTTCCGTCGGTGCGACGGCGGCCAAGACACGCCTCGATCGATCCTCGCACGCCTCGGCCAAAGGCGCATCGCCTCTTCCGTCAGGTTCCGAACTGGCGGCCCTCAAAGCGGCGGGCATCGATCTGGACGTCCGCCTGAACCCCAACGGGACCGCTGGGTTCATCAAGGGACCAGCCCTCTACGCTCCGCCCGAAGGGGCCAAAGCCGAACCTGCGGCGGTGGCGACCGGCGCCCTTCAGCGGTTCGCCGGCCTGCTGAAGGTTCGCGAGGCTCGCGAGGAGTTCCAAGCCGTCCGCGAGATCGCCGATCCGCACGGCCGCCTGCACGTCAAGTTCCAGCAGATCTACCGCGGCTTGCCCGTGCACGGCCGCCAGGCGATCGTCCATCTGGCCGGCGACGGCTCGGTCTACCTGATCGAAGGCGACACGCATCCAAGTCCCACGATTGACGTCACGCCGCGGCTGACCGCGCAAGACGCGCTGGCCGTGGTGGTGGCCGACCTGGGCCGGGTCAGGTCGGAGTCCACCGTCCAACTCGTCGTCCACGTCGGCCCCGGCAACGTAACCCGGCTGGTCTACGATGTGGTTGCCTGGGAGGGCTACGACCGCTGGCAGTACTTCATCGACGCCCTCACCGGACACGTCATCGAGAAGTACAACGACACCTGGAACGAAGCCATTTCGGGCTCCGGCGTCGATCTCTTCGGCAATACGCGGACCTTCTCAGCCTGGCTGGAAAACGGCGTCTACAACCTGATCGAAACGACGCTGCCCATCCACTCGCAGAATCCGACGGTTCCCGACAGCTTCGGCGGCGGCAACTCCGTGGTCCTCGACGCCCGCAACGCCCCGCCCGAGACCATGGACTCGGCCTACTTCATCCAATCCGATTTTCCCACCTCGGGCTGGGACGCCGCCGGAGTCACCCTCCTGCACTGGTTCACCCTCACCAGCAATTATTACTACACCACCCACAACCGCAACTCGATCGACGGACAGGGCCTCAACAACATCGGCATCGTCCACGTCGGGCAGAACTGGGAAAATGCCGCGTGGAACGGTCAGATCATGATGTTCGGCGACGGCGGGACGACCTTCGACAACCTGGCCCGGGCCCTCGACATCACGGCCCACGAGTACACGCACGGCGTCACGCAGTACACCGCCAACCTCGAATACAAGTACCAGTCCGGCGCCCTGAACGAGGCGATGTCCGACATCTTCGCCTGCATGGTCGACCGCGAAGACTGGCTCCTGGGCGAGGACGCTGCGCGGGTCGCGCCCGGCTATCTGCGCAACCTGGCCAATCCGCACCTGGGCATCGAGAGCGACGGGTTGATCGCCAGCGGAATCGGATCGCAACCGGCCAACATGAGCGAATACCGCAACGTGCCGCTCGACGTCGACAACGGCGGCGTCCACGTCAACAGCACGATCCCCAGCCACGCCGCCTACCTGATGGCGGAGGGACTGACCGAGCAGGGATTGGGAACCAGCATCGGCCGCGACAAGGTCGAACGGGTCTTCTATCAAGCGCTGACCCTGCACCTGACGCGGCAGAGCGACTTTGCCTCGGCCCGTCGGGCGACCATTCAGAGTGCCGAGGAACTCTACGGCGACGGGTCAGCCGAGGCGGCCGCTGCGGCCGCCGCGTGGGACGCCGTCGGGGTCGGCGATACCGGCGCGCCGGACGACGACACCGGCGGACAGGTCGATCCCGTCCAGGGCGGCGACAACATCGTGTTCATCTTCTACGAGGACACCACGCCGTTTCTGGGCATGCGGATCGCCACCGGCGAGGAGTTCTACGTCTCGCTGGATCCGGTCTCGCCCACCCGCCCGGTGATTGTCGAGGACGGCCAGCAGGTGCTCTTCGTCGACGCGACCAACAACCTGCACATCGCCAGCCTCTCGCCCGACGACACCTACGACGAACGGCTCACCACCGAAGGGTTCGTACGCACCATCGCCGGCTCGCGCGACGGCGTGTACTTCGCGTTCACCAGCACCGACTTCGATAACCTGGTCTACCTGCTCGACCTGAGCGACGAGACCGGAGGCAGCGACCGCGCGATCGAAATCCTCTGGCCGACCGACGCCGAGTTCGGCTCCAGCATCGTCCAGTACGCCGACGTGATCGACTTTGACCTCACCGGCGGCCGGATCGTCTTTGACGCCCTCAGCGAGATGCGCCTGGCCGACGGCGCCGACAGCTACAGCTACTGGAGCATTGGCCTGATCGACGTCCGGACCGACTTCGTCGAGAGCCTCGTCTCGCCGCCGCCGCCGGGAATCAACCTCGGCAATCCGACAGCCGCCACCACCCGCGACTGGATGATCGCCTTCGACATGGTCGACGACGCCGACGGAACCTACCAGACGCTGGTCGCCAATCTGATCACCGGCGAGGCGGGCCTCGTGGCCCAGCAGGTCAACCCGCAGACCGGCTTCGGCTGGCCCAGCTTCAACGGCGACGACACGCGGATCGCCATACAGTACCAGGATGACATTGTCACGGTGCCGATCGCCGACCAGGGCGGCGGAACCTACGCGGGCGACTTCGCCAGCGCAGCCCTGGTAACCGCCGACTCCTACTATCCGCGCTACTACCGCGTCGGAGCGCTGGTGGTCAACCCGGACATCGAGCTGTCCGACTCGCAGGTCGATTTCGGCGCGGTCGAAGTCGGCGGCGAGACCTCAGCCACGGTGACCGTCACCAATCGCGGCACCTATCAACTCCAGATCGACAACTACACCCTGACCGACACCGTCAACTTCTCGCACGACGGGATCCACAAGACGCTGAAGCCCGGCGAATCTACCGCCGTCACCATCGCCTTTACGCCGACCGCCGAGCAGGGCTACTCAGCCACGCTGACCATTGACACCAACGACCCGGACACCGGCTCAGCCGTCATCGAACTCTCGGGGCAGGGCGGGTCCGGCACGCCGTTCGGCCCGCTGTGCTTCATCGCCACCGCCGCCTACGGCAGCCATCTCGAGCCGGAGGTGGCGACGCTTCGCCATTTCCGCGACCGGTATCTGGCGACCTGCGCTCCGGGCCGCACGCTGGTCGGGCTGTACTACCGCTACTCGCCGCCGATCGCGCTGGTGGTGGCGACCGACCCGCAACTGTGCCGGATGACGCGGCTGGCCCTCACCCCGATCGTCTACGGCGTCAAGTACCCGGTCATGCCGCTGCTGCTGACCGCCGGCACGGTGGGACTCGCCCTGGCCCGCAAGGCCCGACGACGCCGATCGCCGCGTTGA